The genomic interval CATCTGCAAGCTTAAATACTAGTTATATAAGCTTTCTTATAAACTTACTGTTAAATTTATAAGAGAGAATAAAAATCACATTAGGAAATTCTACTGGAATTAAAAATTTACATAATTTTTCCTAATGGTGATGAAAATTTTCCAAGAATTTTTATTGTATTTATCATTTAGAACTCAATTAATGATATGATCTAGAAATAGTTTTTATTTTCTGTTATATTAAATATATTTTATGAATACTCATTTAGTAATATGTGGTACTTCAATTATTGAAAATTATAGTAAGCTACAAACAATTTCTGATGAGGATAAATATATTTGTTTAAATGATAATGAACTTCTTAAAAGAAGCAATCCCAATGATCCATTCTTCATAAAAGTCTATAATTATCTTATTAAAGATCCATGGAAAGCATGTGCAGAGCTTAATTCTATGAGAAAATATCTTGATGAAAAACTTGTAGACGAAGTTTATTTATACCATACTGATACTGGTAAGGGAAAATTTTGTGCAAGCATGATCGAAAAATATCTTAGTGATAACTATAATTTAAAGGTAAGTAAAATTAGAGTTGAAGGATTTGGTATAAAGGAATTTTTTGAGGATGGACTTGTGAATCTTTTAGATAAGCTTATGAGTAAGATTCATGATTTAATTGAGAATGGAAATAAAGTATACTTGAATGCCACTGGAGGATTTAAACCTGAAAATGCTATTACAGTAATAGTTGCATCATTATTAAATATAAATGAAATATATTATATTCATGAAAGATTTGCAGAACCAATTAAGCTACCAATATTACCAATAACAATAAATCCAAAGTACATTAACTTATTAAAAGAAATATATGAAAATCACAAATTATACGGATTTACAATTAAAAGTTATATTGAAGAAAAGTATGGAAGTAAAATTATAAATGAGCTTAAGAATAGAAACTTAGTAAAAGAAGAAAATGGAAAAATAATATTAAGAAAATGGACAGAGATAATGATGAAATACGTGAAACTATAACAAGCCATCAAAACCTTAGTTCACTATATAATTAATCATAAATCATCAATATATTTTTTGATTTTTTGACAACTTTTCATGTATAGCTTTACCATTAACCTATCATTAGCTGGCACAAATACCATTAACTCAAAACGAGTTTCGCTCATATCATAGTGACTTCCAAATTAACCATACCAAAAACTTTGAAAGCTTAAAAAAGAAAAAATAATAAGAAAATCCTATAAATGAGTCTGGAATCTCATAATTTTACTATATATCTTTAAGTTTGGTATTTTCTACTTGTCTTTCCTTTTGCTGATTAATTAAAGATTTTTATTTTGTTTTTAGTTATAAAATTATGTGAACGAGAGATCTGTAGTTGTTTCGACGTGGGGTAACCCCTTTATCTGGAAAGAGGCTGATTATAAGTTATCTGGTTCAGGAATTAATGTTAAAGGTGTTACAACTTTATACCTTTTGATTAAGGCTTTTTCTCCTGATCTTGTATTAGTGATGGTGCCGGAAACTTTGCTTTGCGTTAAGAGAATAGAGGAATATGATGGTAAGACTATATCTCAAGAGATAACTAATGAGGATTATGAAAAGCTCATATATGGTTTGAAGAAAGCTGTAAAGAACTTTTTTGTAAAGAATATACCAAGAGATGTGGAAGTGAAGAAATTTAGAGTTGTGGTGATGCCAAATATTGGAGAGTATAGTGATAATGTGAGAGTTGAGTGGAAACTTCCTGAAGGAAAGAATGTGAATCCTGATTCTGTTTATGCAGCTCATGCTCTAATTTCACTTCTGTCAAGTTTGATGGAGATGTGCAAGGACATAGATGTAATTTACTTACATTTCGATATAACACATGGAGTAAATTTCATGCCTCTAGCAGCTTATAGAGCTTTGAGAGTTGCGTCTAGAGTTATCTCTGCTCTTTATGGGTTGAGGGTAGAGTTTAAGCAGTATAATAGCACTCCATATCCAATAACAACAAAAGTTAAAAATTTTGATGCTTCTAGTGAATATATTCCGAATTTGGAAGTGTTCATTGTAAAGGAGGAAACAATAACTCCAGTTAAAGCAGCCCAAAGGTTAGTTTATAGCTATCTATCTAGGGATGAAATTAGGCTATTTAGGTTTCATAAGGAATTTGAGGATAAAGTAGCCCGTGAGATTGAGAAGTTTAATAAGGAATTTAATGAAATCTATAGGAATGCAAAACCATTGGTAAGCTCAATACACTATAGTATGCCATTAGCCTTCATACAATTTTCAAAGGAAAATGAAGAACATGTTATGAAGCTAGAGGAGTATAT from Candidatus Methanomethylicota archaeon carries:
- a CDS encoding putative CRISPR-associated protein is translated as MNTHLVICGTSIIENYSKLQTISDEDKYICLNDNELLKRSNPNDPFFIKVYNYLIKDPWKACAELNSMRKYLDEKLVDEVYLYHTDTGKGKFCASMIEKYLSDNYNLKVSKIRVEGFGIKEFFEDGLVNLLDKLMSKIHDLIENGNKVYLNATGGFKPENAITVIVASLLNINEIYYIHERFAEPIKLPILPITINPKYINLLKEIYENHKLYGFTIKSYIEEKYGSKIINELKNRNLVKEENGKIILRKWTEIMMKYVKL
- the csx1 gene encoding CRISPR-associated CARF protein Csx1 — encoded protein: MNERSVVVSTWGNPFIWKEADYKLSGSGINVKGVTTLYLLIKAFSPDLVLVMVPETLLCVKRIEEYDGKTISQEITNEDYEKLIYGLKKAVKNFFVKNIPRDVEVKKFRVVVMPNIGEYSDNVRVEWKLPEGKNVNPDSVYAAHALISLLSSLMEMCKDIDVIYLHFDITHGVNFMPLAAYRALRVASRVISALYGLRVEFKQYNSTPYPITTKVKNFDASSEYIPNLEVFIVKEETITPVKAAQRLVYSYLSRDEIRLFRFHKEFEDKVAREIEKFNKEFNEIYRNAKPLVSSIHYSMPLAFIQFSKENEEHVMKLEEYIKKIEELIEENFLNINITKTDIKMCIEHKIVPSYEDLKSLLSALSLISYGSNSIKNLSKIRFQNGIIEVSLSELKNVMKYLQGPLIEVAKHEVANFERNRFTEELKEIVKQAKENKGNWKTFTKKCEDVKRIIIAHAGLASRSIEVMFNDEMWIRYRKECLKHIREIVGNALNDTRKIIKGEGLT